One genomic segment of Brassica napus cultivar Da-Ae chromosome A3, Da-Ae, whole genome shotgun sequence includes these proteins:
- the LOC106442404 gene encoding aconitate hydratase 3, mitochondrial-like: MYKTTSSSLLRAASSRSTLLSSRSSLTQSSSSSAASASPSPSSSLLGRRSFSTSSPAFRSLPRWSHCLHSRPSPFRLSSQIRAVSPGLDRLERNFSSMASEHPFKGIFTTLPKPGGGEFGKFYSLPALNDPRIDKLPYSIRILLESAIRNCDNFQVTKGDVEKIIDWEKTAPKQVEIPFKPARVLLQDFTGVPAVVDLACMRDAMNKLGSDSNKINPLVPVDLVIDHSVQVDVARSENAVQANMELEFQRNKERFAFLKWGSTAFQNMLVVPPGSGIVHQVNLEYLGRVVFNTQGVLYPDSVVGTDSHTTMIDGLGVAGWGVGGIEAEATMLGQPMSMVLPGVVGFKLSGKMRNGVTATDLVLTVTQILRKHGVVGKFVEFYGDGMSGLSLADRATIANMSPEYGATMGFFPVDHVTLQYLKLTGRSDETVAMIEAYLRANNMFVDYNEPQQDRAYSSYLELNLDNVEPCISGPKRPHDRVPLKEMKADWNSCLDSKVGFKGFAIPKEAQEKVANFSFNGKPAEITHGSVVIAAITSCTNTSNPSVMLGAGLVAKKACDLGLQVKPWIKTSLAPGSGVVTKYLLKSGLQEYLNQQGFNIVGYGCTTCIGNSGEINESVGAAITENDIVAAAVLSGNRNFEGRVHPLTRANYLASPPLVVAYALAGTVNIDFETEPIGTGKNGKDVFLRDIWPTTEEIAEVVQSSVLPDMFRATYESITKGNPMWNELSVPENTLYSWDPKSTYIHEPPYFKDMTMDPPGPHSVKDAYCLLNFGDSITTDHISPAGNIQKDSPAAKYLMERGVDRKDFNSYGSRRGNDEIMARGTFANIRIVNKLMNGEVGPKTVHIPSGEKLSVFDAAMRYKSSGEDTIILAGAEYGSGSSRDWAAKGPMLQGVKAVIAKSFERIHRSNLVGMGIIPLCFKSGEDADTLGLTGHERYTIHLPTDISEIRPGQDVTVTTDNGKSFTCTVRFDTEVELAYFNHGGILPYVIRNLSKQ; encoded by the exons ATGTATAAAACCACATCTTCCTCCCTCCTTCGAGCCGCTTCTTCTCGCTCCACACTCCTCTCCTCCCGATCGTCTCTGACtcaatcctcctcctcctccgccgcatCCGCATCTCCTTCCCCGTCGTCGTCTCTTCTCGGCCGTAGATCTTTCTCCACATCCTCACCCGCTTTCCGATCGCTTCCTCGATGGAGCCACTGCCTTCACTCCAGACCGTCTCCCTTTCGCCTCAGCTCCCAGATCAGAGCCGTCTCTCCCGGTTTAGACCGCCTCGAGAGGAACTTCTCTTCCATGG CGTCGGAGCATCCGTTCAAGGGGATCTTCACTACTCTTCCTAAGCCTGGTGGTGGCGAGTTCGGGAAGTTCTACAGCTTGCCTGCTCTCAACGATCCAAGGATTG ATAAACTGCCTTACTCTATCAGGATTCTTCTCGAATCCGCGATTCGTAACTGTGATaacttccaagtcaccaagggAGATGTTGAGAAGATTATCGACTGGGAAAAGACTGCTCCTAAACAAGTCGAGATTCCGTTCAAGCCAGCTCGTGTTCTTCTTCAGGACTTTACTGGAGTCCCCGCTGTTGTTGACCTTGCTTGTATGCGTGATGCTATGAACAAGCTCGGCAGTGATTCCAACAAAATCAACCCTTTG GTTCCGGTGGATCTTGTGATTGACCATTCTGTTCAAGTTGATGTTGCTCGATCTGAGAATGCAGTGCAAGCAAACATGGAGCTTGAGTTCCAGAGGAACAAGGAGAGGTTTGCTTTCCTTAAATGGGGCTCTACTGCTTTCCAGAACATGCTTGTTGTGCCTCCTGGCTCTGGTATTGTGCATCAG GTCAATTTGGAATATCTTGGAAGAGTTGTGTTCAACACCCAAGGCGTTCTCTACCCAGACAGTGTGGTTGGAACTGATTCACACACAACTATGATTGATGGCTTGGGAGTTGCTGGATGGGGAGTTGGAGGCATTGAAGCTGAGGCGACTATGCTTGGCCAG CCGATGAGTATGGTATTGCCCGGTGTCGTTGGATTCAAGCTGTCCGGGAAAATGCGTAATGGTGTTACGGCTACTGATTTGGTTCTAACAGTGACTCAAATACTCAGGAAGCATGGTGTTGTTGGAAAGTTTGTTGAGTTTTATG GTGATGGTATGAGCGGTCTGTCCCTAGCTGACAGGGCCACAATTGCCAATATGTCTCCTGAGTATGGTGCAACCATGGGCTTCTTCCCTGTGGATCATGTTACTCTACAGTATCTCAAATTGACTGGAAGAAGTGATGAGACT GTGGCCATGATTGAAGCATACCTTCGGGCAAACAATATGTTTGTCGACTACAATGAG CCTCAGCAAGATCGAGCTTACTCGTCATATCTAGAACTGAACCTGGACAATGTTGAACCTTGCATTTCTGGACCAAAGAG GCCACATGATCGTGTTCCTTTGAAGGAAATGAAAGCTGACTGGAACTCATGTCTCGATAGTAAAGTTGGGTTCAAG GGTTTTGCAATCCCTAAAGAGGCACAAGAAAAAGTGGCAAACTTTTCGTTTAATGGAAAACCAGCAGAGATTACACATGGAAGTGTGGTGATTGCTGCGATCACAAGCTGTACTAATACGTCAAACCCCAGTGTCATGCTTGGTGCTGGTCTTGTTGCGAAAAAGGCTTGTGACCTTGGCCTACAG GTTAAGCCTTGGATAAAGACAAGTCTTGCGCCAGGCTCAGGAGTTGTTACAAAATACTTACTAAAGAG TGGACTGCAAGAATATCTGAACCAGCAGGGTTTCAATATTGTGGGATATGGCTGCACTACGTGCATTGGTAACTCCGGAGAAATTAatgaatcagtgggagctgctATCACAGAAAATG ACATTGTGGCGGCTGCTGTGCTTTCTGGAAACAGGAACTTTGAGGGTCGTGTTCATCCACTAACAAGAGCCAACTACCTTGCATCTCCTCCTCTGGTTGTTGCCTACGCTCTTGCTGGAACG GTTAACATTGACTTTGAAACAGAGCCTATTGGCACTGGAAAGAACGGCAAGGACGTCTTCCTAAGGGACATCTGGCCAACCACGGAAGAAATTGCTGAG GTTGTTCAGTCCAGTGTTTTGCCTGACATGTTCCGAGCAACATACGAGTCGATCACCAAGGGTAACCCCATGTGGAATGAGCTGTCTGTTCCTGAAAACACACTCTACTCGTGGGATCCCAAGTCGACTTACATTCACGAGCCACCATACTTCAAGGACATGACCATGGATCCTCCAGGTCCACACAGTGTGAAGGATGCTTACTGTTTGCTCAACTTTGGGGACAGTATCACCACCGATCACATCTCTCCAGCTGGTAACATCCAAAAGGACAGTCCCGCTGCAAAGTATCTCATGGAGCGTGGCGTTGATCGCAAGGACTTCAACTCATATGGAAGTCGCCGTGGTAATGACGAAATAATGGCCAGGGGAACTTTTGCTAACATCCGTATCGTTAACAAGCTCATGAATGGGGAAGTTGGACCCAAGACTGTTCACATTCCTTCTGGAGAGAAGCTCTCAGTCTTTGACGCAGCCATg AGGTACAAGTCATCTGGTGAAGACACAATTATCCTAGCTGGAGCCGAGTATGGAAGTGGTAGCTCACGTGATTGGGCTGCTAAGGGACCTATGCTACAG GGTGTGAAAGCAGTGATAGCCAAGAGTTTTGAAAGGATTCACCGAAGCAACTTGGTGGGAATGGGAATCATCCCGTTGTGCTTTAAGTCCGGCGAAGATGCAGACACACTTGGATTGACGGGTCATGAGCGTTACACGATCCATCTCCCAACCGATATCTCAGAGATAAGACCTGGCCAAGATGTTACCGTCACCACAGACAACGGAAAGTCTTTCACGTGCACAGTCCGCTTTGACACTGAG GTGGAATTGGCATACTTCAACCATGGAGGTATACTTCCATATGTGATCAGAAACTTGAGCAAGCAGTAG
- the LOC106439790 gene encoding glycine-rich protein 3 isoform X1, which yields MASKALVLLGLFAVLFVISEVAATSEGQSVKSESEDTLQPDHSGGGGQGYNGGGGYNGGGGYNGGGGYNGGGHNGGGGYNGGGHHGGGGGRGGGGYNGGGRGGGYCRHGCCYRGYRGCSRCCSYAGEAVQTQPGH from the exons atggCTTCCAAGGCATTAGTTTTGTTGGGTCTCTTTGCAGTTCTTTTCGTCATCTCAGAAGTTGCCGCGACATCCGAAGGGCAGTCAG TGAAGTCAGAGAGTGAGGATACCTTACAACCTGACCATTCTGGTGGTGGTGGCCAAGGCTACAACGGAGGCGGAGGTTACAACGGAGGGGGAGGTTACAACGGAGGGGGAGGTTACAACGGAGGAGGACACAACGGAGGCGGAGGATACAACGGAGGAGGACAccatggaggaggaggaggccgTGGAGGAGGAGGATACAACGGAGGAGGCCGTGGAGGAGGTTACTGCCGCCACGGCTGCTGCTACAGAGGTTACCGTGGCTGCTCAAGGTGTTGCTCATATGCCGGCGAAGCTGTTCAGACACAGCCTGGCCACTAA
- the LOC106439790 gene encoding glycine-rich protein 3 short isoform isoform X2: protein MASKALVLLGLFAVLFVISEVAATSEGQSVKSESEDTLQPDHSGGGGQGYNGGGGYNGGGGYNGGGGYNGGGHNGGGGYNGGGHHGGGGRGGGYCRHGCCYRGYRGCSRCCSYAGEAVQTQPGH, encoded by the exons atggCTTCCAAGGCATTAGTTTTGTTGGGTCTCTTTGCAGTTCTTTTCGTCATCTCAGAAGTTGCCGCGACATCCGAAGGGCAGTCAG TGAAGTCAGAGAGTGAGGATACCTTACAACCTGACCATTCTGGTGGTGGTGGCCAAGGCTACAACGGAGGCGGAGGTTACAACGGAGGGGGAGGTTACAACGGAGGGGGAGGTTACAACGGAGGAGGACACAACGGAGGCGGAGGATACAACGGAGGAGGACAccatggaggag GAGGCCGTGGAGGAGGTTACTGCCGCCACGGCTGCTGCTACAGAGGTTACCGTGGCTGCTCAAGGTGTTGCTCATATGCCGGCGAAGCTGTTCAGACACAGCCTGGCCACTAA
- the LOC106439786 gene encoding autophagy-related protein 8d, translating into MAISSFKQEHPLEKRQAEASRIRDKYPDRIPVIVERAEKSDVPDIDKKKYLVPADLTVGQFVYVVRKRIKLSPEKAIFIFVKNILPPTAAIMSAIYEEHKDEDGFLYMSYSGENTFGIF; encoded by the exons ATGGCGATCAGTTCCTTCAAGCAAGAGCATCCTCTCG AGAAGAGACAAGCTGAAGCTTCTCGTATCAGGGACAAGTATCCAGATAGAATACCT GTCATCGTGGAAAGAGCCGAGAAGAGTGATGTCCCTGATATTGATAAGAAAaa GTACTTGGTCCCGGCTGATCTGACTGTTGGTCAGTTTGTTTATGTTGTGCGCAAGAGGATCAAGCTTAGTCCGGAGAAAGCCATCTTCATTTTCGTCAAGAACATTCTTCCACCTACTG CTGCGATAATGTCTGCGATTTATGAAGAGCACAAAGACGAAGATGGGTTTCTCTACATGAGTTACAGTGGCGAGAACACGTTCGGGATCTTCTAA
- the LOC106439788 gene encoding protein PROTON GRADIENT REGULATION 5, chloroplastic: MAAAASLSASQGLLGTSFYGGWGSSVCGEDYHTMLAKTTAPRQNFAKLSRKPIRVQPMMKNVNEGKGLFAPLVVVTRNIVGKKRFNQLRGKAIALHSQVITEFCKSIGADAKQRQGLIRLAKKNGERLGFLA, from the exons ATGGCTGCTGCTGCTTCACTTTCTGCGAGTCAAGGTTTGCTAGGAACTTCCTTCTATGGAGGTTGGGGAAGTTCAGTCTGCGGCGAGGATTACCACACCATGCTCGCCAAAACAACTGCGCCACGGCAAAACTTTGCTAAACTCTCACGGAAACCCATCAGAGTACAGCCAATGATGAAGAATGTCAACGAAGGCAAAGGCTTGTTCGCTCCTCTAGTCGTTGTCACCAGGAACATAGTAGGCAAGAAGAGGTTTAATCAGCTTAGAGGCAAAGCCATTGCTTTACACTCTCAG gtGATTACAGAGTTCTGCAAATCGATAGGAGCTGATGCAAAGCAGAGACAAGGATTGATTAGGCTTGCTAAGAAGAATGGAGAGAGGCTTGGCTTCCTCGCTTGA
- the LOC106444235 gene encoding cold and drought-regulated protein CORA gives MQLKKMTSKTLLLLGLFAFLLVVSEMAAASARQSGMVKSGSEETVHPDGYGGGHGGNGRGYGGRGSHGGKGGRGGHGGEAVQTKPDGFGGGHGGHGGHGGHGGHGGHGGHGGHGGEVIRTQSGH, from the exons ATGCAGTTAAAGAAAATGACATCCAAGACTTTGCTTCTGTTAGGTCTCTTTGCATTTCTTCTAGTTGTCTCAGAAATGGCCGCGGCATCTGCAAGGCAGTCGG GCATGGTGAAGTCCGGAAGTGAGGAAACTGTGCACCCTGATGGATACGGAGGTGGTCATGGAGGCAATGGACGAGGTTACGGCGGAAGAGGAAGCCACGGGGGCAAAGGAGGAAGAGGTGGCCACGGAGGAGAAGCTGTTCAGACTAAGCCTGATGGATTTGGAGGTGGCCACGGGGGCCATGGAGGCCACGGGGGCCATGGAGGCCACGGGGGCCATGGGGGACACGGGGGGCACGGGGGAGAAGTTATTCGGACTCAGTCCGGTCACTAA
- the LOC106439785 gene encoding uncharacterized protein LOC106439785: protein MAEIRIADEDDHLELTVRDLDSPDLEKSASAPSLASGEIVPLLSQNQRPRFNIFSPSYARRRPREQVIRVSETEISPVIQFSSWVWSGSRYSGLLCMALSSTLYLFMELLSVSFSVQPIPLFETAFLRCTIILILSYICLKRIGQPVFGPAHARKLLISRALVGYLSLFSFIFSIQMLPLSQAIVLSFVNPVMASIAARVILHEKLKITDIGGLACSFFGVLFIFGPTLTVQVGSEVKSENLKGTHHIYALLLGLFSSITGGVSYCLIKAAAKASEQPVNTVLSFGLVACPAAAICMFSLESFVLPAFETLICMIVLGLLAFCAEVLLARGLQLEKISKAANVLYIEVVLSQLWILGTGKVGSSGLFSRLVGCLLILMSVSYTIYTGPAKDTE, encoded by the exons ATGGCAGAGATCAGAATCGCCGACGAAGACGACCACCTTGAGCTCACCGTCCGCGATCTCGATTCCCCGGATTTGGAAAAATCAGCCTCGGCCCCTTCATTAGCTTCCGGCGAAATCGTCCCTCTCCTGAGTCAAAACCAAAGACCCAGGTTCAACATCTTCTCCCCCTCCTACGCTCGCCGCAGACCCAGG GAGCAAGTGATTAGAGTAAGTGAAACTGAGATATCGCCAGTCATTCAGTTTTCATCATGGGTGTGGAGTGGGTCTCGTTACTCTGGCTTACTCTGTATGGCCTTGTCATCCACACTCTACCTCTTCATGGAGTTACTTTCAGTTTCTTTTTCTG TTCAGCCTATTCCTTTGTTTGAGACCGCGTTCCTGAGATGCACTATTATCTTGATACTATCGTACATTTGCTTGAAAAGAATCGGACAACCAGTGTTTGGACCTGCGCATGCCAGGAAGCTTTTGATTTCACGAGCCCTTGTGGGTTATCTTTCTTTGTTTAGTTTCATCTTTAG CATCCAAATGTTGCCCTTGTCCCAAGCTATTGTACTAAGCTTTGTGAATCCAGTTATGGCTTCCATTGCAGCACGTGTTATTCTGCATGAGAAGTTGAAAATAACTGATATTGGAG GTCTTGCTTGCAGCTTCTTTggcgttctttttattttcggCCCAACACTTACTGTCCAAG TTGGATCAGAAGTAAAGAGTGAAAATCTCAAAGGAACCCATCATATTTATGCGCTCTTGTTGGGTTTATTTTCATCAATCACTGGAGGAGTCAGCTATTGTCTCATAAAGGCAGCTGCTAAAGCATCGGAACAGCCAGT GAACACGGTCCTTTCGTTTGGTTTGGTAGCTTGCCCAGCTGCAGCTATTTGTATGTTTTCCTTGGAG AGCTTTGTGCTGCCAGCGTTTGAGACCCTTATTTGCATGATTGTACTTGGGTTGCTGGCGTTTTGCGCTGAG GTACTTTTGGCACGTGGACTTCAGCTTGAGAAAATCAGCAAAGCCGCAAACGTATTGTACATCGAG GTGGTGTTGTCGCAGTTATGGATACTTGGTACCGGAAAAGTAGGATCGTCAGGCTTGTTTAGCCGGCTTGTTGGGTGTTTGCTCATTCTCATGTCGGTGAGCTACACCATTTACACGGGACCTGCTAAAGATACAGAATAA
- the LOC125607058 gene encoding glycine-rich protein 3 short isoform-like, which yields MASKALLLLSLIVVILIASEVAARDLADSSAENKNNEREEGMQTDQYGGYPGRGYGGYPGGGYGGNRGGGYGGNRGGGYGGRGGYGGRGRGYCRYGCCYRGYYGGCSRCCAYAGEAVQTQPESTDPVH from the exons ATGGCTTCTAAAGCTTTGCTTCTCTTAAGTCTCATTGTTGTTATCCTCATTGCCTCTGAGGTGGCAGCCAGGGACCTAGCTGATAGCTCGGCAGAAAATAAGAACAATG agagagaagaaggaatGCAAACTGACCAGTATGGAGGGTATCCAGGAAGAGGGTACGGAGGATACCCCGGTGGTGGATATGGGGGAAACCGTGGTGGTGGATATGGTGGAAACCGCGGTGGTGGATACGGTGGTAGGGGCGGATACGGAGGACGTGGAAGAGGATACTGTCGCTATGGTTGTTGCTACAGAGGCTACTACGGTGGCTGCTCTAGGTGCTGTGCTTATGCTGGTGAGGCTGTTCAAACTCAGCCGGAGAGTACTGATCCAGTTCACTAG
- the LOC106439787 gene encoding oxidation resistance protein 1-like produces MHALKDKVSQKLSNLFADSPSQSASPRHSLTDSPKASGKSFTSYFSFGARNENEDTESESPPPPPPPPIRTDSYESVENCKQEEDCKNSTTIGNDDYEGEMKELTESSAFISPDLCEFLHACLPNIVRGCKWVLVYSTLKHGISLRTLLRKSAELPGPCLLVAGDKQGAVFGAMLECPLTTTPKRKYQGTSQTFLFTTIYGQPRIFRPTGANRYYYMCMNEFLAFGGGGSFALCLDEDLLKATSGPSETFGNECLASSAEFELKNVELWGFAHASQYLSS; encoded by the exons ATGCACGCTCTAAAGGACAAAGTCTCCCAGAAGCTTTCGAATCTCTTCGCCGATTCCCCTTCCCAATCTGCATCTCCTCGCCATTCCCTCACCGATTCTCCCAAG GCTTCAGGGAAATCGTTTACTTCGTATTTCTCATTTGGTGCTCGAAACGAGAACGAAGATACCGAATCTGAatcaccaccacctcctcctcctcctccaattAGAACAGACAGCTACGAGTCTGTTGAGAATTgcaaacaagaagaagattgCAAAAATTCGACAACGATCGGTAATGATGACTACGAAGGAGAGATGAAGGAGTTAACAGAGAGCTCTGCTTTTATCTCTCCTGACTTGTGCGAGTTCTTGCACGCGTGTCTTCCTAATATCGTCAGAGGATGCAAATGGGTTTTGGTATAcag TACGTTGAAGCATGGGATATCGCTACGTACGCTTCTGCGTAAAAGTGCTGAGCTTCCTGGTCCTTGTTTGCTG GTTGCTGGAGACAAACAAGGTGCGGTTTTTGGTGCTATGCTGGAATGTCCGTTAACAACTACTCCTAAGAGGAAATATCAG ggtaCAAGCCAGACATTTTTGTTCACAACTATTTATGGTCAACCTCGCATATTTAGACCTACCG GTGCCAACCGATATTACTACATGTGTATGAATGAGTTTTTGGCTTTTGGAGGTGGAGGAAGCTTTGCCCTATGTTTAGACGAAGATTT GTTGAAAGCAACAAGTGGACCTTCTGAAACATTTGGCAACGAATGCTTAGCTAGCAGCGCAGAGTTTGAATTGAAGAATGTCGAG CTGTGGGGATTTGCGCATGCGTCTCAGTACCTCTCCTCCTGA